The Lytechinus pictus isolate F3 Inbred chromosome 10, Lp3.0, whole genome shotgun sequence genome includes a window with the following:
- the LOC129268704 gene encoding uncharacterized protein LOC129268704 isoform X1 produces the protein MVIETESDSDTGASEQGLEVEQPVDFINGSPRGNDSETFHGGSESEYDGPVQQGRQNEDINPQDDAESAGESDDGERILGSEEGTDSDVAEGSSDDQQNGDSEEEEIDQQLYSDEGSDMGEHNPDLEEQPQNLQIPNGDEVISSDGSDVTKFDSFLAVLAFAMKHHITGVALQDLIDLINLHCPHSLPQSKYLFNNVFHTFKDTCQFHFYCNCMKYLGKRGELPEICDKCGEEIDEDNKVKEGKFFLVFPLADQLQYLLEHTEVGGTIINREIRRTDETISDITDGTMYQELVREGLLCHKDNLSLSWNTDGVPIFRSSKSSMWPVMCTINELPMRMRRENVMLTALWFGEIKPDMSVFLKPFVDECNVLSSTGLQWTHVGVAKTSRVFPLLCTVDSVARPLLQNMIQFNGFYGCPFCKEKGEHAERAMRYPYKDPPAEQRTCEETKMQSVLAAESGILVDGLKGVSVLSFLMYFNIISGFVPDYMHAVCLGVVKKFMHTWLDPVNRNCHYYIGNMKHIINRRIVSLKVSNNISRIPRTLKDINFWKASEWRTFLYISPVILLGILPNRFLAHWTMLVCAIFHLNSRHITNDILRSSDFMLRKFVMYVVPLYGIKESTFNVHLLLHMSNSVKQWGPLWGTSAFPFESYNGYLKKLFSGTNYVPQQIFQSVCRLQDLVRNMPYITSHGAATYVSGMVGGNKIHKKFARFRSGNADVVCLGRARLLDLSQACIHAVQDFLREELLVVTVECFERFIINKILFSTKQYSQNFKRNDSVI, from the exons ATGGTCATAGAGACAGAATCTGATTCAGATACTGGTGCATCTGAGCAAGGGTTAGAAGTCGAACAGCCCGTGGATTTCATCAATGGCAGCCCCAGAGGCAATG ATTCTGAGACATTTCACGGTGGAAGTGAAAGTGAATATGATGGACCAGTCCAACAAGGCAGACAAAAT GAGGACATCAATCCCCAGGATGACGCTGAATCTGCTGGAGAATCAGATGATGGAGAAAGAATCCTTGGTTCTGAAGAG GGGACCGACTCTGATGTGGCCGAAGGATCTTCTGATGATCAACAAAATGGGGATTCTGAAGAG GAAGAAATTGATCAACAACTCTACTCGGATGAGGGATCTGATATGGGAGAGCATAATCCAGATCTTGAGGAG CAGCCTCAAAATCTGCAAATACCAAACGGGGATGAAGTCATCTCTAGCGATGGGAGTGATGTGACAAAGTTCGACAGCTTTCTTGCCGTCCTCGCCTTCGCCATGAAGCATCACATTACTGGAGTGGCTCTTCAGGACCTCATCGACCTCATCAATCTTCACTGCCCACACTCTCTCCCACAGTCCAAGTACTTGTTTAACAATGTCTTCCATACATTTAAAGACACGTGCCAGTTTCACTTTTACTGCAACTGTATGAAGTACTTGGGGAAAAGAGGGGAATTACCAGAAATATGCGACAAATGTGGGGAAGAAATAGATGAGGATAACAAGGTTAAAGAAGGGAAATTCTTCCTAGTATTTCCTCTTGCTGACCAACTACAGTACCTGTTGGAACATACCGAAGTTGGTGGGACCATTATAAACCGAGAGATAAGGAGGACGGATGAAACGATATCCGATATCACAGATGGTACAATGTACCAAGAGTTAGTCAGGGAAGGGCTCCTTTGCCACAAGGATAATCTTTCTCTTTCATGGAACACTGATGGTGTTCCCATATTCAGGTCGTCAAAGTCATCAATGTGGCCGGTCATGTGTACGATAAATGAGCTGCCCATGAGGATGAGAAGAGAGAATGTTATGCTCACTGCTCTGTGGTTTGGGGAGATCAAGCCAGACATGTCTGTTTTCCTCAAACCATTTGTTGATGAGTGTAATGTTCTCTCTTCTACAGGCCTACAGTGGACACATGTTGGTGTGGCCAAAACATCAAGAGTGTTTCCACTGCTGTGCACTGTAGATTCTGTGGCTAGACCACTTCTACAAAACATGATCCAGTTCAATGGGTTTTATGGATGTCCTTTTTGTAAGGAGAAGGGGGAACATGCAGAAAGGGCTATGCGGTATCCATACAAGGATCCTCCTGCGGAGCAAAGGACCTGTGAGGAAACAAAAATGCAAAGTGTCCTCGCTGCAGAGTCGGGCATACTTGTAGATGGGTTGAAAGGTGTTAGTGTACTGTCATTCTTGATGTATTTTAACATCATTTCAGGTTTTGTCCCTGACTACATGCATGCAGTCTGTTTAGGTGTAGTGAAGAAATTCATGCACACATGGCTAGACCCTGTGAACAGGAACTGCCATTATTACATAGGCAATATGAAGCACATAATTAACAGGCGTATTGTGTCACTAAAAGTCTCCAATAATATCTCTCGAATTCCGAGAACGCTGAAGGATATCAACTTCTGGAAAGCTTCAGAATGGAGGACATTTTTGTATATCTCCCCAGTCATACTACTGGGTATACTCCCTAATAGATTTCTAGCTCACTGGACCATGTTGGTCTGTGCTATATTCCACTTAAATTCAAGACATATAACCAACGACATTTTGCGATCAAGTGATTTCATGTTACGAAAGTTTGTGATGTATGTAGTACCTTTATATGGTATAAAAGAATCTACATTTAACGTGCATTTATTATTACACATGTCAAACAGTGTAAAACAGTGGGGACCTTTGTGGGGCACATCAGCATTTCCATTTGAATCCTATAATGGTTACCTTAAAAAACTATTCTCTGGTACAAATTATGTtccacaacaaatatttcagtCTGTTTGTAGACTGCAGGATCTGGTTAGGAACATGCCTTACATAACTTCACATGGTGCTGCTACATATGTTTCCGGAATGGTGGGTGGCAACAAAATTCATAAGAAATTTGCAAGATTTAGAAGTGGCAATGCTGATGTTGTTTGCCTTGGAAGAGCTAGACTTCTTGATTTGAGCCAGGCATGTATACATGCTGTACAAGATTTTCTTAGAGAAGAGCTTCTTGTTGTTACAGTGGAATGCTTTGAACGTTTTATCATAAACAAGATTTTGTTTTCGACGAAGCAGTACTCACAGAATTTTAAGCGAAATGATTCTGTGATATAA
- the LOC129268704 gene encoding uncharacterized protein LOC129268704 isoform X2 has translation MVIETESDSDTGASEQGLEVEQPVDFINGSPRGNDSETFHGGSESEYDGPVQQGRQNEDINPQDDAESAGESDDGERILGSEEGTDSDVAEGSSDDQQNGDSEEEEIDQQLYSDEGSDMGEHNPDLEEPQNLQIPNGDEVISSDGSDVTKFDSFLAVLAFAMKHHITGVALQDLIDLINLHCPHSLPQSKYLFNNVFHTFKDTCQFHFYCNCMKYLGKRGELPEICDKCGEEIDEDNKVKEGKFFLVFPLADQLQYLLEHTEVGGTIINREIRRTDETISDITDGTMYQELVREGLLCHKDNLSLSWNTDGVPIFRSSKSSMWPVMCTINELPMRMRRENVMLTALWFGEIKPDMSVFLKPFVDECNVLSSTGLQWTHVGVAKTSRVFPLLCTVDSVARPLLQNMIQFNGFYGCPFCKEKGEHAERAMRYPYKDPPAEQRTCEETKMQSVLAAESGILVDGLKGVSVLSFLMYFNIISGFVPDYMHAVCLGVVKKFMHTWLDPVNRNCHYYIGNMKHIINRRIVSLKVSNNISRIPRTLKDINFWKASEWRTFLYISPVILLGILPNRFLAHWTMLVCAIFHLNSRHITNDILRSSDFMLRKFVMYVVPLYGIKESTFNVHLLLHMSNSVKQWGPLWGTSAFPFESYNGYLKKLFSGTNYVPQQIFQSVCRLQDLVRNMPYITSHGAATYVSGMVGGNKIHKKFARFRSGNADVVCLGRARLLDLSQACIHAVQDFLREELLVVTVECFERFIINKILFSTKQYSQNFKRNDSVI, from the exons ATGGTCATAGAGACAGAATCTGATTCAGATACTGGTGCATCTGAGCAAGGGTTAGAAGTCGAACAGCCCGTGGATTTCATCAATGGCAGCCCCAGAGGCAATG ATTCTGAGACATTTCACGGTGGAAGTGAAAGTGAATATGATGGACCAGTCCAACAAGGCAGACAAAAT GAGGACATCAATCCCCAGGATGACGCTGAATCTGCTGGAGAATCAGATGATGGAGAAAGAATCCTTGGTTCTGAAGAG GGGACCGACTCTGATGTGGCCGAAGGATCTTCTGATGATCAACAAAATGGGGATTCTGAAGAG GAAGAAATTGATCAACAACTCTACTCGGATGAGGGATCTGATATGGGAGAGCATAATCCAGATCTTGAGGAG CCTCAAAATCTGCAAATACCAAACGGGGATGAAGTCATCTCTAGCGATGGGAGTGATGTGACAAAGTTCGACAGCTTTCTTGCCGTCCTCGCCTTCGCCATGAAGCATCACATTACTGGAGTGGCTCTTCAGGACCTCATCGACCTCATCAATCTTCACTGCCCACACTCTCTCCCACAGTCCAAGTACTTGTTTAACAATGTCTTCCATACATTTAAAGACACGTGCCAGTTTCACTTTTACTGCAACTGTATGAAGTACTTGGGGAAAAGAGGGGAATTACCAGAAATATGCGACAAATGTGGGGAAGAAATAGATGAGGATAACAAGGTTAAAGAAGGGAAATTCTTCCTAGTATTTCCTCTTGCTGACCAACTACAGTACCTGTTGGAACATACCGAAGTTGGTGGGACCATTATAAACCGAGAGATAAGGAGGACGGATGAAACGATATCCGATATCACAGATGGTACAATGTACCAAGAGTTAGTCAGGGAAGGGCTCCTTTGCCACAAGGATAATCTTTCTCTTTCATGGAACACTGATGGTGTTCCCATATTCAGGTCGTCAAAGTCATCAATGTGGCCGGTCATGTGTACGATAAATGAGCTGCCCATGAGGATGAGAAGAGAGAATGTTATGCTCACTGCTCTGTGGTTTGGGGAGATCAAGCCAGACATGTCTGTTTTCCTCAAACCATTTGTTGATGAGTGTAATGTTCTCTCTTCTACAGGCCTACAGTGGACACATGTTGGTGTGGCCAAAACATCAAGAGTGTTTCCACTGCTGTGCACTGTAGATTCTGTGGCTAGACCACTTCTACAAAACATGATCCAGTTCAATGGGTTTTATGGATGTCCTTTTTGTAAGGAGAAGGGGGAACATGCAGAAAGGGCTATGCGGTATCCATACAAGGATCCTCCTGCGGAGCAAAGGACCTGTGAGGAAACAAAAATGCAAAGTGTCCTCGCTGCAGAGTCGGGCATACTTGTAGATGGGTTGAAAGGTGTTAGTGTACTGTCATTCTTGATGTATTTTAACATCATTTCAGGTTTTGTCCCTGACTACATGCATGCAGTCTGTTTAGGTGTAGTGAAGAAATTCATGCACACATGGCTAGACCCTGTGAACAGGAACTGCCATTATTACATAGGCAATATGAAGCACATAATTAACAGGCGTATTGTGTCACTAAAAGTCTCCAATAATATCTCTCGAATTCCGAGAACGCTGAAGGATATCAACTTCTGGAAAGCTTCAGAATGGAGGACATTTTTGTATATCTCCCCAGTCATACTACTGGGTATACTCCCTAATAGATTTCTAGCTCACTGGACCATGTTGGTCTGTGCTATATTCCACTTAAATTCAAGACATATAACCAACGACATTTTGCGATCAAGTGATTTCATGTTACGAAAGTTTGTGATGTATGTAGTACCTTTATATGGTATAAAAGAATCTACATTTAACGTGCATTTATTATTACACATGTCAAACAGTGTAAAACAGTGGGGACCTTTGTGGGGCACATCAGCATTTCCATTTGAATCCTATAATGGTTACCTTAAAAAACTATTCTCTGGTACAAATTATGTtccacaacaaatatttcagtCTGTTTGTAGACTGCAGGATCTGGTTAGGAACATGCCTTACATAACTTCACATGGTGCTGCTACATATGTTTCCGGAATGGTGGGTGGCAACAAAATTCATAAGAAATTTGCAAGATTTAGAAGTGGCAATGCTGATGTTGTTTGCCTTGGAAGAGCTAGACTTCTTGATTTGAGCCAGGCATGTATACATGCTGTACAAGATTTTCTTAGAGAAGAGCTTCTTGTTGTTACAGTGGAATGCTTTGAACGTTTTATCATAAACAAGATTTTGTTTTCGACGAAGCAGTACTCACAGAATTTTAAGCGAAATGATTCTGTGATATAA